A stretch of the Pirellulales bacterium genome encodes the following:
- a CDS encoding tRNA (adenosine(37)-N6)-threonylcarbamoyltransferase complex ATPase subunit type 1 TsaE: MFHLDAYRIASPEEFWELGIEEMFASENWTIIEWANRVRVCLPRDYLGVEIEIIDTQARAAKLTPRGKCWENALVGLEPVTKSAAGR; this comes from the coding sequence ATCTTTCACCTAGACGCCTATCGTATCGCCAGCCCCGAGGAATTTTGGGAACTTGGCATCGAAGAAATGTTCGCCAGCGAAAACTGGACAATCATCGAATGGGCCAACCGCGTGCGGGTCTGCCTGCCGCGGGATTACCTGGGCGTAGAGATCGAAATTATCGACACGCAAGCACGAGCCGCAAAACTTACCCCAAGGGGAAAGTGTTGGGAGAATGCTCTCGTTGGGCTAGAACCTGTGACGAAATCAGCCGCCGGGCGCTAG
- a CDS encoding sigma-70 family RNA polymerase sigma factor: MAQRLLWQFPALQAHAEADDIAQQATLRLLHALEEIMPRTVAEYCGLVILQIRRELLDQMRHYFGQEGAGRREVRAIAVGAETDGQNTIYNQLGTRDAELQDGFWQDVHATIDNLPTAERQAFELIWYQELTQAAAAEVMRVSERQLKRYWQSARQKMAFALREHVTRN; encoded by the coding sequence ATGGCTCAGCGTCTACTGTGGCAGTTTCCGGCGCTTCAGGCGCATGCGGAGGCGGACGACATCGCCCAGCAAGCGACACTACGGCTGCTACATGCCCTGGAGGAGATTATGCCCCGGACCGTCGCGGAGTATTGTGGGCTGGTGATCCTACAAATTCGGAGAGAATTGCTAGATCAGATGCGGCATTACTTTGGCCAAGAGGGGGCTGGCCGACGTGAAGTGCGGGCGATAGCGGTTGGCGCGGAAACGGACGGTCAAAATACTATATATAACCAACTTGGCACCCGCGACGCCGAATTGCAGGATGGCTTTTGGCAGGATGTGCATGCTACGATCGACAATCTGCCCACCGCGGAAAGGCAGGCTTTTGAATTGATCTGGTATCAAGAGCTGACACAAGCAGCGGCCGCGGAGGTCATGCGGGTATCTGAACGGCAGCTGAAGCGTTATTGGCAATCAGCCCGGCAGAAAATGGCATTTGCCCTGCGCGAGCATGTGACTAGAAATTAA
- a CDS encoding discoidin domain-containing protein produces the protein MRLILSPAFSMLMVVVMIAACGSAAAQVLDKQKQLDNQTFWDNRDWDWYVEHIPFFECPDADITTTYYYRWELLTKHLTYGSPNSGYSFTEFIDRPFWSGAYGAISCPAGHQLYEARWLRQPRIARDYLKYWFRTPGAQPRNYSTWLADSAWAVNQVHRNDAFVVDLLPDLVRNYEGWEQRHFVPEVGLFWQTGHDDGMEFNINSRQTKDILRGAPSYRPSFNAYMWADAVAIAKLARLAGKYDVAERFDKKAESLKTTMLKLLWDDKRQFFFPVYKNDEERDGYKIKALTKTYESGQFSGDSHGRELIGYVPWQFNMLKRDKGYEAAWAKLMDRDGFFSDFGPSTVERNDPLFLLQKSCCWWSGQSWPYATTQTLKALGNVLQQDVAELRRDSDLTSRSAAATKADYLKLLQIYARSHRKNGKPYLAEALHPDTGSFEGHDGYNHSEHYFHSGFCDLVITGLVGLVPRDDETLEVNPLAPADWDYFALDDVPYRGHRVSVVWDKTGERYKLGAGMHVIVDRQQAASSASLERIAIKLGASNPRTTSVHDLHLTATNFAVNNDGTYYPRLTSSYSSPKTSISKLHDGNFWYIPHPPNRWTCEGSPNESDWVVIDFGVKRTIHTVKLYPLDDSGEKDVVVRAPQRIELEAWIDNEWRPIKPQSDVLDKPQGHRANVVKFNPIKVAKLRVTLHHRPDGKSGLSEIEAWGDVSLPLEPPPPPTGNLAYNPKPDGLPKASASFSDRFGGKPSSAIDGKTVFLPSPMNRWTSFESKSETDWLEIDFGRVVEFRRVELAIYDDRGGVQPPTSYLIQHWTGTEWRDVANAQNSPEQPVGSEWNQARFDPVKSSKARIVFTHRGNSRSGVSEVMVWND, from the coding sequence ATGCGATTGATTCTCTCGCCTGCTTTTTCGATGCTCATGGTTGTGGTGATGATTGCAGCTTGCGGTTCTGCCGCGGCTCAAGTTCTCGACAAGCAGAAACAACTTGACAACCAGACCTTTTGGGATAACCGCGATTGGGATTGGTATGTCGAGCACATTCCTTTCTTCGAATGCCCAGATGCGGACATTACGACGACATATTATTACCGATGGGAACTACTGACGAAGCATCTGACATATGGGTCGCCAAACAGTGGCTACTCGTTCACTGAGTTCATCGACCGGCCGTTTTGGTCGGGGGCTTACGGAGCGATCAGTTGTCCGGCGGGACATCAGCTTTATGAAGCTCGGTGGCTGCGGCAGCCGCGGATCGCTCGCGACTATTTGAAGTACTGGTTCCGTACGCCGGGGGCTCAGCCGCGAAACTATTCGACGTGGCTGGCGGATTCCGCATGGGCCGTGAATCAGGTGCATCGCAACGATGCGTTCGTAGTCGACCTGCTGCCGGATCTCGTCCGAAACTACGAAGGCTGGGAGCAGCGGCATTTCGTCCCTGAAGTTGGCCTCTTCTGGCAGACCGGCCATGACGACGGCATGGAATTCAACATCAACAGCCGCCAGACCAAGGACATCCTCCGCGGAGCTCCTAGTTATCGGCCGTCGTTTAACGCTTACATGTGGGCGGATGCGGTAGCGATTGCAAAACTCGCGAGGCTGGCAGGTAAGTACGACGTGGCCGAGCGCTTCGATAAGAAGGCCGAGTCGCTCAAGACCACGATGTTGAAACTACTGTGGGACGACAAGCGGCAATTCTTCTTTCCGGTCTATAAGAACGACGAGGAACGAGACGGGTACAAGATCAAGGCGCTGACGAAAACTTACGAAAGCGGCCAATTCTCCGGTGACTCGCACGGACGCGAGTTGATCGGCTATGTGCCGTGGCAGTTCAATATGCTCAAACGGGACAAGGGTTATGAAGCCGCCTGGGCGAAACTGATGGACCGCGACGGATTCTTCTCGGACTTCGGACCCTCGACGGTCGAAAGAAATGATCCGCTCTTTCTGCTCCAGAAGTCGTGCTGCTGGTGGAGCGGCCAGTCGTGGCCGTATGCAACGACACAGACGCTGAAGGCATTGGGAAATGTTTTGCAACAAGACGTAGCCGAGTTACGCCGTGACTCGGATTTGACGTCACGGAGTGCCGCCGCGACGAAAGCCGATTACCTCAAACTGTTGCAAATCTATGCGCGCTCGCACCGCAAGAACGGCAAGCCGTATCTCGCCGAGGCTCTGCATCCCGATACCGGTTCGTTCGAAGGACACGACGGCTACAATCACTCGGAGCATTATTTCCATTCGGGATTCTGCGATCTGGTTATCACGGGATTGGTCGGGCTGGTTCCGCGCGACGATGAGACGCTCGAAGTGAATCCGCTCGCGCCGGCCGATTGGGATTACTTTGCCCTCGACGATGTGCCGTATCGCGGTCATCGCGTCAGCGTCGTGTGGGATAAGACCGGCGAGCGATACAAACTAGGCGCAGGAATGCATGTGATCGTTGACCGCCAGCAGGCCGCGTCCTCGGCAAGTCTCGAGCGTATCGCGATCAAGCTTGGTGCCTCAAATCCGCGAACAACCTCAGTTCATGACCTGCATCTGACGGCGACGAACTTTGCCGTTAACAACGACGGCACGTACTATCCGCGACTGACCTCGTCGTACTCTTCGCCCAAAACGTCGATTAGCAAGCTGCACGACGGCAACTTCTGGTACATCCCGCATCCGCCCAATCGCTGGACGTGCGAAGGCTCGCCCAACGAAAGCGATTGGGTCGTCATCGACTTCGGAGTCAAGCGGACTATTCACACCGTGAAGCTCTATCCCCTCGACGACAGCGGCGAGAAGGATGTGGTCGTGCGTGCTCCGCAGCGGATCGAGTTGGAAGCCTGGATCGACAACGAGTGGCGTCCGATCAAGCCGCAAAGCGATGTGCTCGACAAACCGCAAGGGCACCGCGCCAACGTCGTGAAGTTCAATCCGATCAAAGTTGCTAAGCTGCGAGTCACTCTGCATCATCGTCCGGACGGAAAGTCCGGTCTCTCCGAGATCGAAGCTTGGGGCGACGTTTCGTTGCCGCTGGAGCCACCGCCGCCGCCAACCGGCAATCTGGCCTACAACCCGAAACCCGACGGTTTACCCAAAGCATCGGCCTCATTCTCGGATCGCTTCGGAGGCAAGCCTTCCAGCGCCATCGACGGCAAGACGGTGTTCCTGCCCTCGCCGATGAATCGCTGGACCAGCTTTGAATCGAAGTCGGAGACCGATTGGTTGGAGATCGACTTCGGCCGTGTGGTCGAATTCCGTCGAGTGGAGCTAGCCATCTACGACGACCGCGGCGGCGTTCAGCCTCCAACCTCGTATCTTATCCAGCACTGGACCGGCACCGAATGGCGTGATGTAGCTAACGCCCAGAACTCTCCCGAGCAACCAGTTGGTAGCGAATGGAACCAAGCTCGTTTTGATCCAGTGAAATCTTCGAAAGCCCGCATCGTCTTCACGCATCGCGGCAATTCACGCAGCGGTGTTTCGGAAGTGATGGTATGGAATGATTGA
- a CDS encoding group 1 truncated hemoglobin has product MPIDGTLYERLGGDAGIKKLIVKFYGRVLADPYLMPFFANVSVEKLIRMQREFFGAAFDGPITYSGLSLSHAHANRGINSEHFGMFAQHLLTTLEENGVSEEDIRDVIHRIAAYKNDITGEAY; this is encoded by the coding sequence ATGCCTATCGATGGAACCCTGTACGAGCGCCTGGGGGGCGATGCGGGAATTAAAAAGTTGATTGTAAAATTCTATGGGCGTGTGCTGGCCGACCCGTATTTGATGCCATTTTTTGCAAATGTCTCGGTGGAAAAGCTCATTCGCATGCAGCGGGAGTTTTTTGGAGCCGCCTTTGATGGTCCGATAACCTACAGCGGGCTATCACTGAGCCACGCCCATGCCAACCGGGGGATCAATTCGGAACATTTTGGCATGTTTGCCCAGCATTTATTAACAACACTGGAAGAAAACGGCGTGTCGGAGGAGGATATACGCGACGTGATTCACCGCATCGCCGCCTATAAAAACGATATCACGGGGGAAGCGTATTAA
- a CDS encoding DUF2721 domain-containing protein, translated as MQAAETIRELAIPVVMISANGLICLALYNRLAAITTRLRLFFRERFDLDVRLVTVQSTSDPQHPELAIRLRQRLDTVDQQCQLVLRRAKLVRNSLIMLLLSVVGMLVITLLLGLSHELPWVTSLILSTFVVSVILMIVGVTLAICELTISIEPVEAESLTIKPASSVPSGSHLRRYGGSKSKIEYEKPEFAES; from the coding sequence ATGCAAGCCGCTGAAACAATCCGGGAGCTAGCGATTCCGGTGGTCATGATTTCGGCCAATGGGTTGATCTGTTTGGCGCTTTATAATCGCTTAGCCGCCATTACCACCCGACTGCGGCTGTTTTTTCGAGAGCGTTTTGATCTGGATGTCCGTTTAGTCACGGTGCAATCCACCAGCGACCCGCAACATCCCGAACTGGCGATCCGCCTGCGCCAGCGATTGGATACCGTGGATCAACAATGCCAATTGGTCCTTCGCCGGGCCAAGCTGGTGCGAAATTCGCTAATCATGCTGCTGTTATCCGTCGTGGGCATGCTGGTCATTACGCTGTTACTAGGGTTATCGCACGAATTGCCTTGGGTGACATCGTTGATTTTATCAACTTTTGTTGTCAGTGTTATATTGATGATCGTGGGCGTAACGCTGGCCATCTGCGAACTGACTATTTCCATCGAACCGGTCGAGGCGGAAAGCTTGACCATAAAGCCCGCGTCCTCGGTGCCTTCGGGTAGCCACTTGCGCCGATATGGCGGTTCTAAAAGTAAAATTGAGTACGAGAAGCCGGAATTTGCTGAATCATAG
- a CDS encoding DUF6693 family protein, protein MNKRYRFVCTINIWSIVAQTLIWFVLSVLTVGLALPFFGYYFVRIIINHTEMHEI, encoded by the coding sequence ATGAACAAGCGTTACCGTTTTGTCTGTACGATTAATATTTGGAGCATCGTGGCGCAAACGTTAATCTGGTTTGTGCTTAGCGTGTTGACTGTTGGTCTGGCGTTGCCATTTTTTGGCTATTATTTTGTGCGAATAATTATTAACCACACCGAAATGCATGAGATTTAA
- a CDS encoding 3'-5' exonuclease — MAAPAIRYLAFDVESVADGALVSRLRYPGEKLSPSEAIQKYRAELLAKFDSDFIPHTFQIPLCIAIAKIYADFSLCDLVVLDEPHYRPHVQTEHFWRGWEKYKQPTLVTFNGRGFDVPLLELAAFRYGISLPIWFGGVKSFEQPRNRYNNQAHLDLQEVLTNYGSAKFNGGLNLAANILGKPGKMDVQGDMVQDLYQAGKLAEIAGYCRCDVLDTYFVFLRTRVLVGEISLTQEQRLVQDAQAWLEERQEAQPAYRRYLQNWGDWPNPWAK; from the coding sequence ATGGCCGCTCCCGCGATTCGGTATCTGGCGTTTGATGTCGAAAGTGTCGCCGACGGCGCGCTGGTCAGCCGCCTGCGCTATCCCGGCGAAAAACTTTCTCCTTCCGAAGCGATCCAAAAGTACCGCGCGGAACTGCTGGCCAAATTTGACAGCGATTTTATTCCCCACACCTTTCAAATCCCCCTGTGTATCGCCATTGCCAAAATCTACGCCGATTTCTCCTTGTGCGATTTGGTCGTGCTGGACGAACCCCACTACCGCCCCCATGTCCAAACCGAGCATTTTTGGCGCGGCTGGGAAAAATACAAACAACCCACGCTGGTCACGTTTAATGGGCGGGGCTTTGACGTGCCGCTGTTAGAACTGGCGGCGTTTCGTTATGGCATTTCACTGCCTATCTGGTTTGGCGGAGTGAAAAGTTTTGAACAGCCGCGCAATCGCTATAACAACCAGGCGCATTTGGATTTGCAAGAAGTCCTGACAAACTACGGCAGCGCTAAATTTAACGGCGGCCTGAACCTGGCGGCCAATATCCTGGGCAAGCCGGGAAAAATGGACGTACAGGGAGATATGGTGCAGGATCTTTATCAAGCGGGCAAATTGGCCGAGATAGCCGGATATTGCCGTTGCGACGTGCTGGATACGTATTTTGTGTTCTTGCGGACACGGGTGCTAGTGGGGGAAATTAGCCTGACCCAGGAGCAGCGATTGGTCCAGGACGCCCAGGCGTGGCTGGAAGAGCGTCAAGAGGCGCAGCCAGCGTATCGGCGCTATTTACAAAATTGGGGAGATTGGCCGAATCCTTGGGCGAAGTAG
- the glsA gene encoding glutaminase A, translated as MSTDVNYLDSLVSKMKSAAAPFRETLARLHAKYQPVSTGKVADYIPELAKAQPEWFGVSVVSCDGQCVETGDCQQLFSLQSVSKPFMFGLALQDHGREHVLSKVNVEPTGEAFNSIVLDEATNRPFNPLVNAGAIATADLIEGVDYSERISRMLAMFGRYFGRQVYVDNSIFMSERTTGHRNRAIAHLMLNFGMIRDRVEETLELYFQQCSLLVTCHDLAVMGATLANGGVNPVTGERALPAEYVKDVLSIMLSCGMYDYAGEWAFRVGLPAKSGVGGGIVAVVPGKFGIGVFSPPLDEKGNSVRGVQVCRELSERFGLHAFEAGFSGPTLADEFRPRRP; from the coding sequence TTGTCCACAGACGTCAATTATCTGGATTCGCTGGTTTCCAAAATGAAATCGGCGGCCGCTCCCTTTCGCGAGACCCTGGCCCGGCTGCACGCCAAATATCAGCCCGTTAGCACCGGCAAGGTGGCGGACTATATTCCCGAATTGGCCAAGGCCCAACCCGAATGGTTTGGCGTGAGTGTCGTCAGTTGCGACGGCCAATGCGTGGAGACCGGCGATTGCCAACAACTGTTTAGCCTGCAGTCCGTCTCCAAGCCGTTTATGTTCGGCCTGGCACTGCAGGATCATGGGCGTGAACACGTCCTGTCCAAGGTCAACGTCGAACCCACCGGCGAAGCTTTTAACTCCATCGTCCTGGACGAGGCCACCAACCGCCCGTTTAATCCCCTGGTGAATGCCGGCGCCATTGCCACCGCCGATTTAATCGAGGGGGTCGATTATTCCGAACGGATCTCGCGCATGCTGGCCATGTTCGGCCGGTACTTTGGCCGCCAAGTTTATGTGGACAACTCCATTTTTATGTCCGAACGGACCACCGGACATCGCAACCGCGCCATCGCCCATCTCATGCTCAACTTTGGGATGATTCGCGACCGGGTGGAGGAAACGTTGGAACTGTACTTTCAGCAATGTTCCCTGCTGGTCACCTGCCATGATCTGGCCGTCATGGGGGCCACCTTGGCCAATGGGGGCGTTAACCCCGTCACCGGCGAGCGTGCCCTCCCCGCCGAATATGTCAAGGATGTCCTCAGTATCATGCTCTCGTGCGGCATGTATGATTACGCGGGGGAATGGGCGTTTCGCGTGGGCCTTCCCGCCAAAAGCGGCGTAGGGGGCGGGATTGTGGCGGTCGTCCCGGGCAAATTTGGGATTGGCGTATTTTCGCCACCGCTTGACGAAAAAGGGAATAGCGTCCGCGGCGTCCAGGTCTGCCGGGAACTGAGCGAACGCTTTGGCCTGCACGCGTTTGAAGCGGGCTTTAGCGGGCCTACCCTGGCTGATGAATTCCGTCCCCGACGGCCCTAG
- a CDS encoding MinD/ParA family protein → MSVVVAIHSFRGGTGKSNTTANLAALIAQTGKRVGIIDTDIQSPGIHVIFGLSADKIRFALNDFLWGKCRIQEAAYDVTAVAVPPGAELSPRAKIYLIPSSVRSGEIARVLREGYDVGKLNDGIQQLVTELELDYLFIDTHPGVNEETLLSIAISDKFLLIMRPDNQDFQGTAVTVELAHRLEVREILLIINKVPQGLDRDALKTQIESTYRAPVIGMLPLNTEMASLASSGIFTTVYPNHPFSLELRRIAARLAE, encoded by the coding sequence GTGTCAGTAGTTGTGGCTATTCATTCTTTTCGCGGCGGCACCGGCAAATCCAACACCACGGCTAATCTGGCGGCCCTGATCGCGCAGACCGGCAAACGCGTGGGGATCATCGACACCGATATTCAATCGCCGGGAATTCATGTCATCTTTGGCTTATCCGCGGATAAAATACGCTTTGCGCTCAACGACTTTTTGTGGGGCAAATGCCGCATCCAGGAAGCGGCCTACGACGTGACGGCCGTGGCGGTCCCGCCCGGTGCCGAACTTTCCCCCCGGGCCAAGATTTACCTCATCCCCTCTAGTGTGCGCTCGGGCGAAATCGCCCGCGTGTTGCGCGAAGGGTACGACGTGGGCAAGCTCAACGACGGCATCCAGCAACTGGTGACGGAACTGGAATTGGATTATTTGTTCATCGACACGCATCCGGGCGTCAACGAGGAAACGCTGCTATCCATCGCCATCAGCGACAAATTCTTGCTGATCATGCGGCCGGACAATCAGGATTTTCAGGGGACGGCCGTCACCGTGGAACTAGCCCATCGGCTGGAAGTGCGGGAAATCCTGCTGATCATCAACAAAGTCCCGCAGGGACTGGACCGCGATGCCCTCAAAACGCAAATCGAGTCCACCTACCGCGCTCCGGTCATCGGGATGCTGCCGCTCAATACGGAGATGGCCAGTCTGGCCAGTAGCGGCATCTTTACCACGGTTTATCCCAACCATCCCTTTTCCCTCGAATTGCGGCGCATCGCCGCGCGCCTGGCGGAGTAA
- a CDS encoding FHA domain-containing protein: MLNIQLQLLDSDQTRPLQTWQFTDRESITLGRAEDNDVVIADPYVSRAHAHLTHDSLGWRVSSISRQRLMIKGVAVDEYDLHDGVVFRLGPHGCSLRFMTCDSAENNHSTITFDPVVVPALQLDAAQVSREVEQIAQGDYFLQLKQAANALRGKRIMEDTWS; this comes from the coding sequence GTGCTAAATATTCAGTTACAACTCTTGGATTCGGACCAAACGCGTCCCTTGCAAACTTGGCAGTTTACCGATCGCGAATCCATCACCCTTGGTCGGGCCGAGGATAACGACGTGGTGATTGCCGATCCGTATGTCTCGCGGGCCCACGCGCATCTCACGCATGATTCGCTGGGTTGGCGGGTGTCATCGATCAGTCGGCAACGGTTGATGATCAAGGGTGTTGCCGTGGATGAATATGATTTGCATGACGGGGTGGTTTTTCGGCTGGGCCCGCATGGCTGTTCGTTGCGATTCATGACTTGCGATTCCGCGGAGAATAATCATAGCACGATCACCTTTGATCCGGTGGTGGTGCCGGCGTTGCAGTTGGACGCCGCGCAAGTCTCGCGGGAAGTGGAACAAATCGCACAGGGTGACTACTTTTTGCAATTAAAGCAAGCGGCCAACGCCTTGCGGGGCAAGCGGATCATGGAAGACACCTGGAGCTAG
- a CDS encoding AAA family ATPase produces MYENYWELTCQPFAERNGLDLYFPAESHQGALLKLRYAIQQGAGGTALVGPPGVGKSLLIELLKAHLEADNQPVAQVSFPLLPAADLLAYLAEELSGTRFLQTPGPRASLRRIEDAVGRYAALRQRPLLIFDEAQLLHDAELLDMLPLLLNLLPGASGYPVALLFVGEGQLLRTISRNATLNSRVSVRCQLRALTQSETEQYVGQRLQAAGCPRQIFTRAAWPILWQLSGGIPRRINRLCDLALLIGYAESHDQITPELLDNVQAELLPLAA; encoded by the coding sequence ATGTATGAAAATTATTGGGAACTCACGTGCCAGCCCTTTGCCGAACGGAACGGGTTGGACCTGTATTTTCCCGCCGAATCCCACCAGGGAGCGTTGCTCAAACTGCGTTATGCCATCCAACAAGGGGCGGGAGGGACGGCGTTGGTCGGTCCCCCGGGCGTTGGCAAAAGCCTGTTAATCGAGCTACTCAAAGCGCATTTAGAGGCGGATAACCAGCCGGTCGCACAAGTGAGCTTTCCCCTGCTGCCCGCCGCCGACTTATTAGCGTATCTGGCGGAGGAATTGAGCGGGACGCGGTTTTTACAGACGCCCGGCCCCCGCGCTAGTTTGCGCCGGATCGAGGATGCCGTTGGGCGCTATGCCGCTTTGCGGCAACGTCCACTGTTGATTTTTGATGAAGCCCAACTGCTGCATGACGCCGAGCTGCTGGACATGCTGCCGCTGTTATTAAATCTGCTTCCCGGCGCCAGCGGTTATCCCGTGGCGCTGTTATTTGTGGGTGAGGGACAACTGCTACGAACGATATCCCGCAATGCGACATTGAACAGTCGCGTTTCGGTGCGTTGTCAGTTGCGGGCCTTGACGCAATCAGAGACGGAGCAATACGTTGGCCAACGACTGCAAGCGGCGGGATGTCCGCGGCAAATTTTTACCCGCGCGGCCTGGCCGATACTGTGGCAATTGAGTGGCGGCATTCCCCGCCGGATCAATCGGCTCTGCGACTTGGCGCTGCTGATTGGCTATGCGGAAAGCCATGACCAGATCACGCCCGAATTGCTGGACAATGTCCAAGCGGAACTACTCCCCCTGGCGGCTTAA
- a CDS encoding tetratricopeptide repeat protein, giving the protein MRRSWLSFAVLLLGASCLGGCSTPAKTASSTDTATTKSWWNWSSTAPPPAKSEISYDVQTPADLDTLALKYNNKPGPEPYLVMAEILEKKGDSDAARAKYEQAQKANPQDTQILVKYAHFEERAGNPAKAIKLYEQAIAKKPKEARAYNDLGLCLARQGKLSEATVKLEKAVDLQPGKVLYRNNLATVYAAQNRPQDALNQLTKAHSPAVAQYNLAILLHKNNQTAAATQAMAQAVQIDPQMVAARNWLQEHAPVAGQPGQPMQANIPQNQPPAVAASPYGVPPYFPAANGQSMTPPAQSWAATPTTRGPEYTAQQPQYTAQQPQYTPVTSYPSTYGGSPNTSGNVVYPATQQPGATQPGYVQPGTISPPAGTNGQAPSAYRGLGASMEQPPMFPLSQQDGTSTQRRDDRVKMVSYQEEPGLLPGYGSTPEAIQALRPLPRGDQAPPPRY; this is encoded by the coding sequence ATGCGCAGATCTTGGCTTTCATTTGCTGTTTTGCTACTAGGCGCAAGCTGCCTGGGCGGCTGTAGCACCCCGGCCAAAACGGCCTCTTCGACGGACACCGCCACCACCAAAAGCTGGTGGAACTGGTCATCCACCGCGCCTCCCCCCGCCAAAAGCGAAATCTCCTATGATGTCCAAACGCCCGCCGATTTGGACACCTTGGCCCTCAAATATAACAACAAGCCCGGCCCCGAACCGTATCTGGTCATGGCCGAAATATTAGAGAAAAAAGGGGATTCCGACGCCGCTCGAGCAAAATATGAACAAGCCCAAAAGGCCAACCCCCAGGATACCCAAATTCTCGTCAAATACGCCCACTTCGAGGAACGGGCCGGCAACCCGGCCAAGGCCATCAAGCTGTACGAACAAGCCATTGCCAAAAAGCCCAAGGAAGCGCGGGCGTACAATGATTTGGGCCTGTGCCTGGCCCGCCAAGGGAAATTGAGCGAAGCGACCGTCAAGCTGGAAAAAGCGGTGGATTTGCAACCTGGCAAGGTGTTGTACCGCAATAACCTGGCCACGGTTTACGCCGCCCAAAATCGACCCCAGGACGCGTTAAATCAACTGACCAAGGCGCACTCTCCGGCGGTGGCGCAATACAACTTGGCGATCTTACTGCATAAGAATAATCAAACCGCGGCCGCTACCCAGGCGATGGCGCAGGCGGTGCAGATTGATCCGCAAATGGTAGCCGCCCGGAACTGGTTGCAAGAGCATGCCCCCGTCGCGGGACAGCCGGGTCAGCCAATGCAGGCCAACATTCCCCAAAATCAGCCCCCCGCGGTAGCCGCCAGTCCCTATGGCGTTCCCCCGTACTTTCCAGCGGCAAATGGCCAATCCATGACTCCTCCCGCGCAATCCTGGGCCGCCACGCCCACGACCCGGGGACCGGAATACACGGCCCAGCAGCCGCAATATACGGCCCAGCAGCCGCAATACACGCCGGTGACCAGTTATCCCTCGACCTACGGGGGCTCGCCGAACACGAGTGGCAATGTGGTTTATCCCGCGACTCAACAGCCGGGCGCCACGCAGCCGGGGTATGTGCAGCCGGGGACGATCAGCCCTCCGGCGGGGACCAACGGACAGGCTCCGTCAGCGTATCGGGGATTGGGAGCAAGCATGGAACAACCGCCGATGTTTCCGCTATCGCAACAAGATGGCACGTCCACGCAACGGCGTGATGACCGGGTAAAAATGGTCAGTTATCAGGAAGAGCCGGGGTTGCTGCCAGGTTATGGCTCGACACCCGAAGCAATCCAGGCTTTACGTCCGTTGCCCCGTGGTGATCAAGCTCCTCCACCGCGGTACTAA